A DNA window from Azotosporobacter soli contains the following coding sequences:
- the bfr gene encoding bacterioferritin, whose translation MKGNPKLIEALNALLADELSAINQYIVHSEMCANWGYEKLHSTFERRAIEEMKHAEILIARILFLEGLPVVSKLNPIHIGSDVTKQLEKDHAAEEGAIAAYNAAIRLAGDVNDFATREILEHILSDEDRHIDGIEELQDQIGHMTLPIFLTTQVAK comes from the coding sequence ATGAAAGGAAATCCTAAACTGATTGAGGCCTTAAATGCCCTGCTGGCTGATGAACTGAGCGCCATCAACCAGTATATCGTTCATTCCGAAATGTGCGCCAACTGGGGTTATGAAAAACTTCACAGCACCTTCGAACGGCGCGCCATCGAGGAAATGAAGCATGCGGAAATCCTCATCGCCCGCATCCTCTTCCTGGAAGGACTGCCGGTCGTCTCCAAACTGAATCCGATCCACATCGGCAGCGACGTGACGAAGCAGCTGGAAAAAGACCACGCTGCCGAAGAAGGCGCGATTGCCGCCTACAATGCGGCCATTCGTCTGGCTGGCGACGTCAACGATTTCGCGACGCGCGAAATTCTCGAGCACATTTTGAGCGATGAAGACCGTCACATCGACGGCATCGAAGAACTGCAAGACCAGATCGGCCATATGACGCTGCCGATTTTCCTGACGACGCAGGTCGCCAAATAA
- a CDS encoding EcsC family protein produces the protein MVEQATIWRLLEWGYAKAVDGMPGIGSAEELAAEYRKAPGNLHEQADALIRWQNAKCASVGFLTGLGGVLTLPVAVPANLSSVLYMQIRMITAIACLGGHDVRDDKVKTLVFLCLCGSAATELLKELSVKLGQHISRRMLAKLSTQLLERTQQKIGAVLLRKFSEKGIAGLGRGVPLVGALVGGTLDALATYAIGEVAKRAFLGKEIEKY, from the coding sequence ATGGTGGAGCAGGCAACGATCTGGCGTTTGTTAGAGTGGGGATATGCGAAGGCGGTTGACGGCATGCCGGGGATCGGATCGGCAGAAGAGTTGGCGGCTGAATATAGGAAAGCGCCTGGCAACTTGCACGAGCAGGCCGATGCCTTGATTCGCTGGCAGAATGCAAAGTGCGCCAGCGTGGGTTTTCTGACCGGTTTGGGCGGCGTACTGACGCTGCCGGTCGCAGTGCCGGCCAATCTGTCGAGTGTCCTTTATATGCAAATCCGAATGATCACCGCGATCGCCTGCCTGGGCGGGCATGACGTGCGCGACGACAAGGTCAAGACGCTGGTCTTTCTCTGCCTGTGCGGCAGTGCGGCGACCGAGCTGTTGAAAGAACTCAGCGTTAAGCTGGGACAGCATATCTCGCGCAGGATGCTGGCCAAACTGTCGACGCAGCTTTTAGAGCGGACACAGCAAAAAATCGGCGCCGTGCTGCTGCGCAAGTTCAGCGAAAAAGGCATTGCCGGTTTGGGGCGTGGCGTACCTCTTGTCGGCGCACTTGTCGGCGGCACGCTCGATGCGTTGGCGACCTATGCGATTGGCGAAGTGGCCAAAAGAGCTTTTCTTGGTAAAGAAATAGAAAAGTATTGA
- the gpmA gene encoding 2,3-diphosphoglycerate-dependent phosphoglycerate mutase, whose amino-acid sequence MTSATYKAVFIRHGQSDWNKRNLFTGWTDVELSPEGEAEARRAGLLLKAQGYAFDLAFTSTLKRAINTLHLVLGELDQLWIPEYKAWQLNERHYGALQGLNKAETAAKYGDEQVKIWRRSYDIQPPPLAPDDSRAPGLDPRYRALSPAALPLSESLKDTEARVLDYWQKTIAPAILEGQRIIIAAHGNSLRALVKHLNQVAPADIMSFEIPTGVPLVYEFDADLKPLRHYYLTADEE is encoded by the coding sequence ATGACTAGCGCAACTTACAAGGCCGTATTCATCCGTCACGGCCAAAGCGACTGGAATAAACGCAACCTGTTTACCGGCTGGACCGACGTCGAGCTGTCGCCGGAAGGAGAGGCTGAGGCCCGGCGCGCCGGACTCCTGCTCAAGGCACAAGGCTACGCCTTCGATCTGGCCTTCACGTCCACGCTGAAACGGGCCATCAACACACTGCATCTCGTGCTGGGCGAACTCGATCAGCTCTGGATTCCCGAATACAAGGCCTGGCAGCTGAACGAGCGCCATTACGGCGCCTTGCAGGGCCTGAACAAAGCGGAAACCGCCGCGAAATACGGCGATGAACAAGTCAAGATCTGGCGGCGCAGTTACGACATCCAGCCCCCGCCCTTAGCGCCTGACGACAGCCGCGCCCCCGGACTCGATCCGCGCTATCGCGCGCTTTCGCCGGCAGCTTTACCGCTGAGCGAATCGCTCAAAGACACCGAAGCCCGCGTGCTCGACTACTGGCAAAAAACAATCGCGCCGGCCATTTTAGAAGGCCAGCGCATCATCATCGCCGCCCACGGCAACAGCCTGCGCGCATTGGTCAAACACTTGAACCAGGTCGCCCCGGCCGACATCATGTCCTTTGAAATCCCGACCGGCGTTCCGCTCGTATATGAATTCGACGCCGACTTAAAACCCCTGCGTCATTATTACCTGACAGCGGACGAGGAATAA
- a CDS encoding response regulator transcription factor — MRILIADDSCLCRSNLKLLFEGIASLELAEAANGVEVLELQRSFQPDILFMDITMPLLDGLATLKILQLVAPALPIVIISSLADQRFVSRDCIANGAVAVLGKPVTKEDALRALTKLKQASAQQGGDPP; from the coding sequence ATGCGTATTTTAATTGCGGATGACTCCTGTCTTTGTCGCAGCAATCTGAAACTCCTCTTCGAGGGAATCGCCTCGCTTGAACTGGCGGAGGCCGCCAACGGCGTGGAGGTTTTGGAGTTGCAGCGCAGCTTTCAACCCGACATCCTTTTCATGGATATCACGATGCCGTTGCTCGACGGTCTGGCAACGCTGAAGATCCTGCAGCTGGTCGCGCCAGCGCTGCCGATCGTGATCATTTCTTCGCTGGCCGATCAGCGTTTCGTCAGCCGCGACTGTATCGCAAACGGCGCGGTTGCCGTACTTGGCAAACCGGTCACCAAGGAAGATGCGCTGCGGGCCCTGACAAAGCTGAAGCAAGCTTCCGCGCAACAGGGAGGCGATCCGCCATGA
- a CDS encoding HD-GYP domain-containing protein: MRLLSIDELSEGMVCNQTLCDNRGIILVSRGAVLSANYIRRLRKFGAERVWIQDDPSEGPPPAASEETSLATATLAVIQQLTEEIRAQQPLKINRYAAKIAEISYAVLAKPFLQDILTQLAAHSILYKHSLRTMIISLAMGVNKRYDRANLECLALCALLHDSGMTDDYCEGDTEHPLQTFRKLHDIADLDVIIALSCLQHHERFDGQGFPLHFSRQQTTEFARILAVADAYDRLILANRPSRPAVFAIFAGMGTKFDPAMVRLFETTLR; the protein is encoded by the coding sequence ATGAGGCTGCTTTCCATCGATGAATTGAGCGAAGGAATGGTTTGCAACCAGACGCTATGCGATAACCGCGGCATCATCCTGGTTTCGCGCGGCGCCGTCCTGAGCGCGAACTATATCCGCCGCCTGCGCAAATTCGGCGCGGAACGGGTCTGGATCCAAGACGATCCATCTGAAGGCCCGCCGCCCGCAGCCAGTGAAGAAACAAGCCTCGCCACGGCAACGCTGGCGGTGATCCAGCAACTGACCGAGGAAATTCGCGCGCAGCAGCCCTTGAAGATTAACCGTTACGCCGCCAAGATTGCGGAGATCAGTTACGCGGTCCTGGCCAAGCCGTTTTTGCAGGATATCCTGACGCAGCTGGCCGCGCACAGCATCCTATACAAACACAGCCTGCGCACGATGATCATCAGCCTCGCAATGGGCGTGAACAAACGTTATGACCGCGCCAATCTTGAGTGTCTTGCCCTTTGCGCATTGCTGCATGACAGCGGGATGACGGATGATTATTGCGAAGGCGACACCGAGCATCCGCTCCAGACGTTCCGTAAACTGCACGACATCGCCGATCTGGATGTGATCATCGCCCTTTCCTGCCTGCAGCACCACGAACGCTTCGACGGTCAGGGTTTTCCGCTGCATTTCTCCCGCCAGCAAACGACCGAGTTCGCCCGCATTCTTGCGGTGGCCGATGCCTACGACCGCCTCATCCTCGCCAATCGCCCTTCGCGCCCTGCCGTATTCGCGATTTTTGCAGGAATGGGCACAAAATTCGATCCGGCGATGGTTCGGCTTTTCGAGACAACGCTGCGCTGA
- a CDS encoding MATE family efflux transporter, with the protein MEHPNALGEESVGRLLWKFSVPAITGMVVNALYNIVDSVFVGRGVGELGLAAVTIAFPLVIVLMGFGMLVGVGASARISICLGQKDKAMAELILGNATGLLFLLAAGLTAALLVFLDPLLMLLGATPELLPMAREFTRVLLLGSIFMYLSFGLNSVIRAQGHPKTAMATMLIAAGLNVVLNPIFIFGLHLGISGSALATVIAQAVAAFWVLLFLRSEKSFLKLHWKNLKPKRSIVAEIVSIGSSPFLMQIAASVVGVLFNHSLILYSGELGVAAMGIINRVAMLLVMPVFGISQGAQPIIGYNFGANNFQRVKETLYKAGVAATLICCAAFLIVQIFDESIIRLFNGNEELIAIGAFGMRIYLFMLPIIGFQVVCTTYFQAVGKARQAIFLSLSRQFVFLLPLVLLLPRFFGLTGIWLAGPAADLVSSLLTGALLWLEFRHLNRMSL; encoded by the coding sequence ATGGAACATCCGAATGCCTTGGGCGAAGAGTCGGTGGGACGATTGCTCTGGAAGTTTTCCGTACCGGCGATTACCGGCATGGTCGTCAATGCCTTATATAATATCGTGGACAGTGTTTTCGTCGGGCGCGGCGTCGGCGAACTCGGCTTGGCAGCGGTCACGATCGCCTTTCCGCTGGTCATTGTCCTGATGGGCTTTGGCATGTTGGTCGGGGTCGGCGCCAGCGCGCGAATCTCGATTTGCCTTGGACAGAAGGATAAAGCGATGGCGGAGCTGATTTTAGGCAATGCGACGGGGCTGCTCTTTCTCCTGGCAGCGGGACTGACCGCCGCCTTACTTGTCTTTCTCGATCCCTTGCTGATGCTGCTTGGCGCAACGCCCGAACTGCTGCCGATGGCGAGAGAGTTCACGCGCGTGCTTTTGCTTGGCAGTATCTTCATGTACCTAAGCTTCGGCTTGAATAGCGTGATCCGAGCGCAGGGCCATCCGAAGACGGCGATGGCGACGATGCTGATCGCGGCGGGCTTAAATGTGGTTTTGAATCCGATTTTTATTTTTGGCTTGCACTTAGGCATCAGCGGCTCGGCGCTGGCTACCGTGATTGCGCAGGCGGTCGCGGCTTTCTGGGTGCTCTTGTTTTTGCGCAGTGAGAAAAGTTTCCTCAAACTGCACTGGAAGAATCTGAAGCCGAAGCGAAGCATCGTCGCAGAGATCGTTTCGATTGGCTCATCGCCGTTTCTGATGCAAATTGCCGCCAGCGTTGTCGGCGTACTCTTCAATCACAGTCTGATCCTCTATAGCGGCGAGCTCGGCGTGGCGGCGATGGGCATCATCAATCGCGTCGCGATGCTGTTGGTAATGCCGGTATTCGGCATCAGCCAAGGAGCGCAGCCGATCATTGGCTACAATTTCGGTGCGAATAATTTTCAACGCGTCAAAGAAACGCTCTATAAAGCCGGGGTGGCGGCCACGTTGATCTGCTGCGCGGCGTTCCTGATCGTTCAGATTTTCGACGAGTCGATCATCCGTTTGTTCAACGGCAATGAGGAACTGATCGCGATCGGTGCTTTCGGCATGCGGATCTATCTCTTCATGCTGCCGATCATCGGTTTCCAGGTTGTCTGCACCACCTATTTCCAGGCGGTCGGCAAAGCGCGGCAAGCGATTTTTCTCAGCCTGTCGCGGCAGTTCGTCTTCTTGCTGCCGCTCGTGCTGCTGCTGCCCCGTTTTTTCGGACTTACAGGAATCTGGCTGGCCGGTCCGGCGGCGGATCTGGTCTCCTCTTTGCTGACCGGCGCGCTCTTATGGCTTGAGTTTCGCCATTTGAACCGAATGTCGCTATGA
- a CDS encoding MFS transporter, with protein sequence MSERSVLLIVMSTSFLAPFMASSINLALPTIGREFSADPILLSWIASSYILGAAAFLMPFGRLADIIGRKKIYLSGIIFFSLFTLLSGTADSLSMLLAFRVAQGIASAMLFSTGIAILTSVFPAAKRGYALGLTTGSTYVGLSLGPVLGGFLNYQFGWRSLFFFSAVFAALTAVFAMRRLQGEWREASGEHFDWPGAFSYTAGITLTLYSLSSFSTLAHSAYWLALGLFLLAAFLYYEARQASPLLPVRLFCNNPLFAFSNLAALINYSATFAVSFLLSLHLQLIRHLDSAQSGLILLALPLFMALFSPLAGRLSDRLQPALIASWGMALSALGLFFFTFLLADSPLALILVNLTLVGLGFALFSSPNTNAIMSSVEKKHYGVAASTLAMMRLTGQAVSMAIVTLLFSLHSSSENTSALLLQSSHNAFLIFTALCTCGIFASLARGKRQ encoded by the coding sequence ATGTCAGAACGTTCTGTATTGCTTATCGTCATGTCCACTTCTTTTCTGGCGCCCTTCATGGCCAGTTCCATCAATCTCGCTTTGCCGACGATCGGGCGCGAATTTTCGGCCGATCCCATTTTGCTCAGCTGGATCGCCTCCAGCTATATTCTTGGCGCCGCCGCTTTCCTTATGCCGTTCGGCCGTTTGGCCGACATCATCGGGCGCAAAAAGATTTATCTCAGCGGCATTATCTTTTTCTCCCTTTTCACGCTTCTTTCCGGCACAGCCGACAGTTTATCGATGCTGCTGGCCTTTCGCGTCGCACAGGGCATCGCCAGCGCGATGCTCTTCAGCACCGGCATCGCCATCCTCACCTCCGTCTTCCCGGCGGCGAAGCGCGGTTACGCGCTCGGCCTGACTACCGGTTCCACCTATGTCGGACTCTCGCTCGGCCCTGTATTGGGCGGCTTTTTAAATTATCAGTTCGGCTGGCGCAGTCTCTTCTTCTTCAGCGCCGTTTTCGCAGCGCTTACCGCCGTCTTTGCCATGCGCCGCCTGCAGGGCGAGTGGCGCGAAGCGAGCGGCGAACATTTCGACTGGCCGGGGGCATTTTCTTATACCGCAGGCATCACGCTGACACTCTACAGCCTCTCTTCCTTTTCAACGCTCGCCCATTCCGCGTATTGGCTCGCGCTTGGCCTTTTTCTGCTCGCAGCTTTTCTCTACTATGAAGCACGTCAAGCATCGCCGTTGCTTCCCGTCCGTTTGTTTTGCAATAATCCTCTCTTCGCATTTTCCAACCTGGCGGCGCTGATCAACTACAGTGCGACCTTTGCCGTCAGCTTTCTTCTTTCCCTGCATCTGCAACTGATCCGCCATTTAGATTCGGCGCAATCCGGTCTAATCCTGCTCGCGCTGCCGCTCTTCATGGCCCTTTTTTCGCCACTGGCCGGTCGCCTGTCCGATCGCCTTCAACCGGCGCTCATCGCTTCCTGGGGCATGGCGCTCAGCGCCTTGGGACTCTTTTTCTTCACCTTCCTGCTTGCCGACAGTCCGCTCGCGCTTATCCTTGTGAATCTTACCTTAGTCGGTCTTGGCTTCGCCCTCTTTTCTTCGCCAAACACCAACGCCATCATGAGCTCCGTCGAAAAAAAACACTACGGCGTCGCCGCCTCAACGCTGGCGATGATGCGTCTGACCGGACAAGCCGTCAGCATGGCAATCGTCACGCTGCTCTTTTCGCTCCATTCCAGCAGCGAAAATACGAGCGCGCTCCTTTTGCAAAGCAGCCATAACGCATTTCTCATTTTCACTGCGCTATGCACCTGCGGAATTTTCGCTTCCCTGGCGCGCGGCAAACGGCAGTAG
- a CDS encoding 4-fold beta flower protein, whose translation MIAIFDRRGVVRAWLDKEYVYNLEGSKVLGFLDNEGVFNVHGEPLGFFSTGFFRDKSGFVVAFIDSALGGPRLPERQQEPFSPLGVVPPLTPLPTRLSAVPGPRADWSSLDWRDFIRD comes from the coding sequence ATGATTGCAATTTTCGATCGACGCGGCGTCGTGCGGGCGTGGCTCGACAAAGAATATGTGTATAACCTCGAAGGCTCTAAAGTACTGGGCTTTTTAGACAATGAAGGTGTTTTCAATGTACATGGCGAGCCGTTGGGCTTTTTTTCGACCGGCTTTTTCCGCGATAAAAGCGGCTTTGTCGTCGCGTTCATCGATTCGGCGCTTGGCGGGCCACGCCTGCCGGAACGCCAGCAGGAACCGTTTTCGCCGCTTGGCGTCGTGCCGCCGCTGACGCCGCTGCCGACGCGTCTTTCGGCAGTGCCGGGGCCGCGTGCGGACTGGTCGTCGCTTGATTGGCGCGATTTTATCCGGGATTAG
- a CDS encoding response regulator → MKILVVDDSTFARGILIRELKANGIAESEISQSDNGAGAMESMAAQAFDLALLDIVMTGIDGIAVLKAFKETQPKAKVIMCSSHSSPEALEELKALGSDAFLLKPFSAQEFKEVVGPFLEK, encoded by the coding sequence ATGAAAATCTTGGTGGTGGATGATTCGACTTTTGCCCGCGGTATTCTCATCCGTGAATTGAAGGCGAACGGTATTGCCGAAAGTGAAATCAGCCAATCGGATAATGGCGCGGGTGCGATGGAAAGCATGGCGGCGCAGGCGTTTGATTTGGCGCTTTTGGATATTGTGATGACCGGGATCGACGGCATCGCGGTGCTGAAAGCATTTAAGGAAACGCAGCCAAAGGCCAAGGTCATCATGTGCAGCAGCCACAGCTCGCCTGAGGCGCTTGAAGAATTGAAAGCTTTGGGCAGCGACGCGTTCTTGTTGAAACCTTTTTCGGCGCAGGAATTTAAAGAAGTGGTCGGCCCGTTTCTTGAAAAATAG
- a CDS encoding chemotaxis protein produces MSQAAEKKGILIETGTNEFEIIEFSIGKVNYGINVAKVREVINCVPTTKLPNAHPYVDGIFTLRGRIMPLVNLPRCLGSVVDPEDADAGQNIIVSELNNYFVGFLVDKVSRIHRVSWEQMEPPPDITDSEMVVGIIKMNEKMVVLLDFEKIVSEINPEINRKLSAVPETSVDRREERNKKTLVVAEDSHMLRDLLISTLHASGYVNVLAFPNGKEAWEKLEEIGKSGQPIEKSVQLLITDIEMPQMDGHHLLKRIRENRDLQPLPVIIFSSLINEEMRRKGEALGANAQISKPEIAQLIDLVDKEAL; encoded by the coding sequence GTGAGTCAAGCGGCGGAGAAAAAAGGTATTTTGATTGAAACGGGAACAAATGAGTTTGAGATCATCGAATTCTCAATCGGTAAGGTGAACTACGGTATCAATGTGGCGAAAGTCAGAGAGGTTATCAATTGCGTTCCGACGACCAAGCTTCCCAATGCGCATCCCTATGTCGACGGGATTTTCACCTTGCGGGGCAGGATCATGCCGCTCGTAAATTTGCCGCGCTGCCTGGGCTCGGTTGTCGATCCGGAAGATGCGGACGCCGGACAGAACATCATTGTCAGTGAGCTCAATAATTATTTTGTCGGCTTTCTTGTCGACAAGGTCTCGCGTATCCATCGCGTGTCCTGGGAGCAGATGGAGCCGCCGCCCGATATCACGGATTCGGAAATGGTGGTCGGAATTATCAAGATGAACGAAAAGATGGTCGTACTGCTCGACTTCGAAAAGATCGTTTCCGAAATCAATCCGGAAATCAACCGCAAATTGAGCGCCGTGCCGGAAACCAGCGTTGACCGTCGCGAAGAACGCAACAAGAAGACGCTGGTGGTCGCCGAAGACTCGCACATGCTGCGTGACCTCTTGATCAGCACGCTGCATGCATCCGGCTATGTGAACGTATTGGCGTTCCCGAACGGCAAAGAGGCCTGGGAGAAGCTGGAGGAAATTGGCAAGAGCGGACAGCCGATCGAAAAAAGCGTGCAGTTGTTGATTACCGATATTGAAATGCCGCAGATGGACGGGCATCATCTCTTGAAACGCATTCGTGAAAATCGCGACCTGCAGCCGTTGCCGGTCATCATCTTCTCGTCGCTGATTAATGAGGAAATGCGGCGTAAAGGCGAGGCGCTCGGCGCAAATGCGCAGATTTCAAAACCGGAGATTGCACAGCTGATCGATCTTGTTGATAAAGAAGCACTGTAG